One window of the Bremerella sp. JC817 genome contains the following:
- a CDS encoding NAD(P)(+) transhydrogenase (Re/Si-specific) subunit beta, which yields MFDSIIVVNLVYLVAAVLFIFGLKMLASPRSAVHGNLVSSLGMLIAVVVTFYLIFADGTASWAGWLLIAIGLIVGTVIGVLLAVKVEMTQMPQLVALFNGLGGGASVLVAGAELIGLTDAEATADVMLATGLSGLIGTVTFWGSLVAFGKLQEIDWFKKPLPIPAPQAFNAVLGVLLIVLMITMASTGMGWPYLVIFLLASVLGFTLVMPIGGADMPVVIALLNSYSGLAAAATGFVIDNNVLIIAGSLVGASGIILTQIMCKAMNRSLLSVLFGSMQTGSGPAGADNELYATVRSTSADDIAMILENAQRVVFVPGYGLAVAQAQHAVRDLANILRDRGTEIEYAIHPVAGRMPGHMNVLLAEADVPYEQLKEMDEINPTLNQVDVAIVIGANDVVNPLANTDPNSPIAGMPIIEVEKARTVIVIKRSLSPGFAKIPNPLFAAENTLMFFSDGKKAVLDIVTAMKEL from the coding sequence GTGTTCGACTCTATTATCGTAGTGAACCTGGTCTACCTCGTAGCGGCAGTGTTGTTCATCTTCGGCCTGAAGATGTTGGCCTCCCCGCGTTCAGCGGTGCATGGCAACTTGGTCAGCAGCCTGGGCATGCTGATCGCCGTCGTTGTGACGTTCTACTTGATCTTCGCTGATGGCACGGCCAGTTGGGCTGGATGGTTGTTGATTGCGATCGGTCTGATCGTTGGCACCGTGATTGGTGTGCTGCTGGCGGTGAAGGTCGAAATGACCCAGATGCCGCAGCTAGTGGCCCTGTTCAATGGTCTCGGCGGCGGAGCCTCGGTATTGGTGGCAGGTGCTGAACTGATTGGCCTGACCGATGCCGAAGCAACTGCGGACGTGATGCTGGCGACCGGACTTTCCGGGCTCATCGGCACGGTCACCTTTTGGGGATCCCTAGTCGCCTTCGGCAAACTGCAAGAGATCGACTGGTTCAAGAAGCCGCTGCCAATCCCCGCTCCACAGGCATTCAATGCGGTCCTGGGCGTTTTGTTGATCGTATTGATGATCACGATGGCTTCAACCGGAATGGGGTGGCCCTACCTGGTGATCTTCCTGCTGGCCAGTGTCCTGGGCTTTACCCTGGTGATGCCAATCGGTGGGGCCGACATGCCGGTGGTGATTGCCCTGCTGAATAGTTACTCTGGCCTGGCCGCTGCTGCGACCGGTTTCGTGATCGACAACAACGTGCTGATTATCGCCGGATCGCTGGTGGGCGCCTCAGGCATCATCCTGACACAGATCATGTGCAAAGCGATGAACCGCTCACTACTGAGCGTGCTATTTGGGTCGATGCAAACCGGAAGTGGTCCGGCTGGGGCGGACAACGAACTTTACGCGACCGTCCGTTCGACCTCAGCGGACGACATTGCAATGATCCTCGAGAATGCTCAGCGTGTTGTCTTCGTTCCGGGATATGGACTCGCGGTTGCCCAGGCCCAACATGCGGTGCGTGACCTGGCGAATATTCTGCGAGACCGCGGCACAGAGATCGAGTACGCCATTCACCCAGTGGCAGGTCGTATGCCGGGCCATATGAACGTTCTGCTGGCCGAGGCCGATGTGCCTTACGAGCAGCTCAAAGAAATGGACGAGATCAATCCAACCTTGAACCAGGTCGATGTCGCCATCGTGATCGGGGCGAATGATGTCGTGAATCCGCTCGCCAATACCGACCCCAACAGTCCGATCGCGGGGATGCCGATCATCGAAGTCGAGAAGGCTCGCACGGTGATTGTCATCAAACGCAGTTTGAGCCCAGGCTTCGCGAAGATCCCCAATCCGTTATTCGCCGCGGAAAACACGTTGATGTTCTTCTCCGACGGCAAGAAAGCAGTGCTCGATATTGTCACCGCAATGAAAGAACTGTAA
- a CDS encoding NAD(P) transhydrogenase subunit alpha produces MVASITIFVLAVFVGFEIITKVPPTLHTPLMSGSNAISGISIVGALLATALQAHWFASLLGLLAIVLATVNVVGGYMVTHRMLAMFQQKR; encoded by the coding sequence TTGGTCGCCAGCATCACGATCTTTGTGCTGGCGGTGTTCGTCGGGTTCGAGATCATCACCAAGGTGCCTCCCACGCTGCACACGCCGCTGATGTCGGGCTCAAACGCGATTTCCGGAATTTCAATTGTCGGCGCGTTGCTGGCCACCGCACTGCAGGCCCACTGGTTCGCATCGCTGCTGGGGCTGCTGGCCATTGTCCTGGCAACGGTGAATGTGGTTGGCGGTTACATGGTCACGCATCGCATGCTCGCCATGTTCCAGCAGAAGCGATAA
- a CDS encoding NAD(P) transhydrogenase subunit alpha, whose amino-acid sequence MNVAVVRENFPGELRVALVPASVPALVKAGATVLVEKGAGISAGFLDQHYVDKGARLIESRAEAFDQGDVVFQVRTYGENPDAGRADLDLIKPGQIVVGMSDPLGNLPAIQEFANKQAKLFALELIPRITRAQSMDVLSSQATIAGYRSVLLAAIHLPKMYPMLMTAAGTLSPAKVFVIGAGVAGLQAIATAKRLGAVVTAYDVRPDAKEQIESLGAKSVQLDLQSEGSQDKGGYAKDLGDEFYKKQREFMGEICSTNDVVITTAAIPGRKSPLLITTEGIKRMAPGSVAIDLAAQRGGNIEASEPDQTIHLEGITILGPTNLASEIPNHASQMYSHNITKFLLNMVKENALNLNLSDEIVAGTLATSDGEVVHPRLREMLNLPPKPTESAEPETATEPESHHDS is encoded by the coding sequence ATGAATGTTGCCGTCGTGCGCGAGAACTTCCCTGGCGAACTTCGCGTTGCCCTCGTGCCAGCCTCGGTCCCGGCCCTCGTCAAAGCGGGGGCGACGGTTCTGGTCGAGAAAGGAGCCGGTATTTCCGCTGGCTTCCTTGATCAGCACTATGTCGACAAAGGTGCCCGGCTGATCGAAAGCCGCGCCGAAGCGTTCGATCAGGGCGACGTCGTCTTTCAAGTTCGTACCTATGGTGAAAACCCTGATGCCGGTCGCGCCGATCTCGATTTGATCAAGCCAGGTCAGATCGTCGTGGGCATGAGCGATCCGCTGGGCAACCTTCCGGCGATCCAAGAGTTTGCCAATAAACAGGCCAAGCTCTTCGCGTTAGAACTGATCCCACGTATTACCCGTGCCCAAAGCATGGACGTTCTTTCGTCGCAAGCAACGATCGCCGGCTATCGCTCCGTTCTCTTGGCTGCCATTCACTTGCCGAAGATGTACCCGATGCTGATGACCGCCGCCGGGACGCTTTCCCCCGCCAAGGTTTTCGTGATCGGCGCAGGCGTGGCCGGACTGCAGGCGATTGCCACCGCCAAACGGCTTGGCGCCGTCGTGACCGCTTACGATGTGCGTCCCGACGCGAAAGAACAAATTGAAAGCCTCGGAGCGAAGTCGGTCCAACTCGATCTGCAGTCAGAAGGCTCGCAGGACAAAGGGGGCTACGCGAAAGACCTCGGCGACGAGTTCTACAAGAAACAGCGCGAGTTCATGGGCGAGATCTGCTCAACCAACGATGTGGTGATCACCACCGCCGCGATCCCAGGTCGCAAGTCACCACTGCTCATCACGACCGAAGGGATCAAGCGAATGGCTCCCGGCAGTGTCGCCATCGATCTGGCCGCTCAGCGTGGGGGCAACATTGAAGCAAGCGAGCCGGATCAAACGATTCACCTGGAAGGGATCACGATCCTGGGCCCCACCAATCTGGCCAGCGAAATCCCGAACCATGCCAGCCAGATGTACTCGCACAACATCACCAAATTTCTGCTGAACATGGTGAAAGAGAACGCCCTGAACCTCAACCTCAGCGACGAGATCGTGGCAGGCACCTTGGCAACCAGCGACGGCGAGGTGGTCCATCCACGGCTTCGCGAGATGCTGAACTTGCCGCCCAAGCCAACGGAATCCGCCGAACCTGAAACCGCGACCGAACCGGAGAGTCACCATGATTCGTAG
- the rplM gene encoding 50S ribosomal protein L13, with amino-acid sequence MTTKTFQAKPGQVEQKWWLVDGEDQIVGRLASDIAVRLMGKHRPTYTPHVDTGDFVVVVNAEKVKFTGSKWENKRYTWYTGYTRQRSESASERLEAHPDQILREAVRRMLPKNKLATQMLNKLKIFVGPEHTHQAQKPEKLEGLGQVRQKKRG; translated from the coding sequence ATGACGACCAAAACTTTCCAAGCCAAACCAGGACAAGTCGAGCAGAAATGGTGGCTCGTCGACGGCGAAGACCAAATCGTCGGGCGTTTGGCCAGCGACATCGCCGTGCGTCTGATGGGCAAGCATCGCCCGACTTACACCCCGCACGTCGACACCGGCGACTTCGTTGTTGTCGTCAACGCTGAAAAGGTGAAGTTCACCGGCAGCAAGTGGGAAAATAAGCGGTATACCTGGTACACCGGTTACACCCGTCAGCGTAGCGAATCGGCTTCGGAACGTCTGGAAGCACATCCAGATCAGATTCTGCGTGAAGCGGTTCGTCGTATGCTTCCCAAGAACAAGCTGGCCACCCAGATGCTGAACAAGCTGAAGATCTTTGTTGGCCCGGAACACACGCATCAGGCCCAAAAACCGGAAAAGCTGGAAGGCCTCGGTCAGGTCCGCCAGAAGAAGCGCGGTTAG
- the rpsI gene encoding 30S ribosomal protein S9, which produces MAYVTKTDPKTGEHLGTGRRKSSVARVRLKAGSGKISINDRELNEYFPHEQDQNAVMGPLRDSGYDGKVDIRILVSGGGPTGQSGACRMGLGRALISFDPEVGHQLKDNGHLTRDSRMKERKKYGLHGARRGTQFSKR; this is translated from the coding sequence ATCGCTTACGTCACGAAGACTGACCCAAAGACGGGTGAACACCTGGGTACCGGTCGTCGTAAGTCGAGCGTCGCTCGTGTCCGTCTTAAGGCTGGCAGCGGCAAGATCTCGATCAATGATCGTGAGCTGAACGAATACTTTCCGCACGAGCAAGATCAGAACGCCGTCATGGGGCCACTGCGTGACAGTGGTTACGATGGCAAAGTCGACATCCGCATCCTGGTCTCCGGTGGCGGTCCGACCGGTCAGTCGGGTGCTTGCCGCATGGGCCTCGGCCGTGCTCTGATCAGCTTCGACCCAGAAGTGGGTCACCAGCTGAAGGACAACGGTCACCTGACGCGTGACAGCCGTATGAAGGAACGTAAGAAGTACGGTCTGCACGGTGCCCGTCGTGGTACTCAGTTCTCGAAGCGTTAA
- a CDS encoding DNA polymerase III subunit codes for MNWDDVLGHDRIREMFATALQKNRLASTFLFVGPASIGKRKFAQMLAKTLLCQNVPAYHMRPCGNCEDCKQVDANTHPDLLTVSRPKDKTRIPVELLIGDGQHRMESGLCHDIAMRPFRGQRKVAILDDADDLNVEGANCLLKTLEEPPADSVIILISQSEQRQLPTIRSRCQILRFAPLPLDIVSKLLLDLQWVSTPEEAEKLAGQSKGSLARADQLRDEALQGIADVLLSTLAKRDFHAVQLGKDVSDYLTKMGDDAPKKREALSHLMELAADFYRNQLLYLTKAGTEEASTNPEIRSAILAIPAGLDGAAACLERCAEAEIQLDSNANIATLVESWLDDLATAARSGFVETL; via the coding sequence ATGAACTGGGACGACGTGCTGGGGCACGATCGCATCCGGGAAATGTTCGCGACGGCCCTTCAGAAGAATCGCCTGGCAAGCACCTTTCTGTTTGTCGGTCCCGCTTCGATCGGTAAACGGAAGTTCGCCCAGATGCTGGCGAAAACGCTCCTTTGCCAGAACGTGCCGGCGTATCACATGCGTCCGTGCGGTAATTGCGAAGACTGCAAACAGGTCGACGCCAACACGCATCCCGACTTGCTGACCGTCAGCCGGCCCAAGGATAAGACCCGCATTCCGGTGGAACTGCTGATTGGCGACGGCCAACATCGCATGGAATCGGGACTTTGCCACGACATCGCCATGCGTCCCTTCCGGGGGCAACGCAAAGTGGCGATTCTGGACGACGCCGACGACTTGAATGTCGAAGGTGCCAACTGCCTGCTGAAAACACTGGAAGAACCGCCGGCGGATAGCGTCATCATCTTGATCAGCCAAAGCGAACAGCGGCAGCTGCCGACGATTCGCTCGCGCTGCCAGATATTGCGGTTTGCTCCGCTTCCGCTCGACATCGTCTCGAAACTGCTGCTCGACCTGCAATGGGTCTCGACGCCGGAAGAAGCCGAGAAACTGGCAGGGCAGAGCAAAGGAAGCCTGGCTCGGGCCGACCAGCTTCGCGATGAAGCCCTGCAAGGAATTGCCGACGTACTGTTAAGCACGCTGGCGAAACGTGACTTTCATGCCGTTCAGTTGGGCAAAGATGTGTCGGACTATTTGACCAAGATGGGAGACGACGCCCCGAAAAAACGGGAAGCGTTGTCGCACCTCATGGAGCTGGCAGCCGACTTCTATCGCAATCAACTGCTCTATCTCACGAAGGCCGGCACCGAGGAAGCCTCGACCAACCCCGAGATTCGTTCGGCGATTTTGGCAATTCCTGCTGGCCTGGACGGAGCTGCAGCATGCCTGGAACGATGCGCGGAAGCGGAAATCCAACTCGACTCGAACGCCAACATTGCCACGCTGGTCGAATCGTGGCTTGACGATCTGGCGACGGCAGCCCGCTCGGGATTCGTCGAAACGCTGTAA